In a single window of the Hydrogenobaculum sp. 3684 genome:
- a CDS encoding HIT domain-containing protein, which translates to MKLLWAPWRGSYVENLGKECSCFLCEAGNSEPSIENLVLVKSKKTFVIMNKYPYNSGHLMVAPFLHTNSLEDLDEETVQDMFYMTKISIKALTELLKPDGFNIGYNLGRSAGAGLETHIHQHIVPRWNGDTNFMPTIFGTKVLSQSLEDLYIRLSPIFHKLLDKSMVS; encoded by the coding sequence ATGAAGCTCCTTTGGGCCCCTTGGAGAGGTTCTTACGTAGAAAATCTTGGCAAAGAGTGTAGTTGCTTTTTATGTGAGGCTGGAAATTCCGAACCCTCAATAGAAAATCTTGTTTTGGTTAAAAGCAAAAAAACCTTTGTGATAATGAACAAGTACCCTTACAACTCTGGACACCTTATGGTAGCACCTTTCCTTCATACAAACAGCTTAGAAGACCTTGACGAAGAAACTGTGCAAGATATGTTTTATATGACAAAAATTTCTATAAAAGCCCTAACAGAGCTACTAAAGCCAGATGGTTTTAATATAGGATACAATTTAGGAAGGAGCGCCGGAGCTGGATTAGAAACCCATATACATCAGCATATAGTACCTCGCTGGAACGGAGATACGAACTTTATGCCTACAATATTTGGTACAAAAGTGCTATCCCAAAGTTTAGAAGATCTTTATATTAGGCTTTCACCAATTTTTCACAAATTACTTGACAAAAGCATGGTGAGCTAA
- the rpsU gene encoding 30S ribosomal protein S21, translating into MATVIVGDSESFEKAMKRFKKVVEREGILTELKRREFYEKPSQKKKRKERAARKRLLKAMKKKKVAL; encoded by the coding sequence TTGGCTACAGTAATAGTTGGAGATTCTGAGTCTTTTGAAAAGGCTATGAAAAGATTCAAAAAGGTGGTGGAAAGAGAAGGTATTTTGACCGAGTTAAAAAGACGTGAATTTTATGAAAAACCGAGTCAGAAAAAGAAGCGCAAAGAACGTGCAGCTAGAAAAAGGCTTTTAAAAGCGATGAAGAAAAAGAAGGTGGCTCTCTAA
- a CDS encoding methionine adenosyltransferase, with protein sequence MDFIVVSEMTFDKVSLQEAEIVERKGIGHPDTICDSLAEELSVELSKLYIKELGAIMHHNVDKALLVGGKAHSKFGGGEVVSPIEIFLVGRALREIDGKEFPVDELAIDVAHNWLKKHIRNLDSSKHVILQTRIKPGSKDLVELFDRFQKKGEVPLSNDTSFGVGFAPFSELENIVFYTEKLLNSEEIKNKHPEVGEDIKVMGVRIKDNIRITVSAAFVDKYVKNINQYKEQKEAITNLVLENARKYTDKNVNVFVNTADDIENESVYITVTGTSSEQGDDGQVGRGNRANGLITPYRPMSLEAAAGKNPVSHIGKIYNVVANIIANRVVKEVEGVEEAYCYMVSQIGKPINEPQVCDVKVRKKGNSFDKEAVRKIAQEELEKMPNTWKLFLEKEFSVA encoded by the coding sequence ATGGACTTCATAGTAGTTTCTGAAATGACTTTTGATAAGGTCTCTTTGCAAGAAGCAGAGATCGTTGAAAGAAAAGGCATTGGTCACCCAGATACGATATGCGATTCTTTAGCTGAAGAGCTTTCTGTTGAGCTTTCAAAATTATATATAAAAGAGTTAGGTGCTATAATGCACCACAACGTAGACAAAGCCCTTTTAGTGGGTGGTAAAGCCCATTCAAAGTTTGGCGGTGGCGAAGTTGTATCTCCCATAGAGATATTCTTAGTAGGAAGAGCTTTAAGAGAAATAGATGGAAAAGAATTCCCAGTTGACGAGTTAGCTATAGACGTTGCTCACAACTGGCTTAAAAAACATATAAGAAATTTAGATTCTAGTAAACATGTTATACTTCAAACACGTATAAAACCAGGAAGCAAAGATTTGGTAGAACTTTTTGATAGATTCCAAAAAAAAGGTGAAGTGCCTCTTTCAAACGACACTTCTTTCGGGGTAGGGTTTGCACCGTTTTCTGAGCTTGAAAATATTGTATTTTACACTGAAAAGCTTTTAAACTCTGAAGAGATTAAAAATAAGCATCCAGAAGTAGGTGAAGATATAAAGGTAATGGGTGTTAGAATAAAAGATAACATAAGAATTACTGTTTCAGCAGCTTTTGTAGACAAATACGTGAAAAATATAAACCAATACAAAGAACAAAAAGAAGCTATAACCAACTTAGTTTTAGAAAATGCCAGAAAATATACCGATAAAAACGTTAACGTATTTGTAAATACCGCAGATGATATCGAAAATGAATCTGTTTATATCACTGTAACCGGCACATCTTCAGAACAAGGGGATGATGGCCAAGTGGGAAGAGGCAATAGAGCCAATGGTTTAATAACCCCATATAGACCAATGTCGTTGGAAGCTGCTGCTGGTAAAAATCCAGTTTCTCACATTGGAAAAATATACAACGTAGTAGCAAATATAATAGCCAATAGAGTTGTAAAAGAAGTTGAAGGAGTCGAAGAAGCATATTGCTATATGGTATCTCAAATAGGTAAACCTATAAACGAGCCCCAAGTTTGCGATGTAAAAGTAAGAAAAAAAGGAAACAGCTTCGATAAAGAAGCTGTTAGAAAAATAGCCCAAGAAGAGCTCGAAAAAATGCCTAATACTTGGAAGCTTTTCTTGGAAAAAGAGTTTTCCGTAGCTTAA
- a CDS encoding NADH-quinone oxidoreductase subunit A: MIGLVALLLISLTIAFVMTFLNEILNFKRRKTNSYPYECGVPLYDESARPILKQGYYLFGLLLILFDIEAAYLFPWAVVFRKIGAYGLVEAVVFLGVLIIGFLYALKKGALKWQI, encoded by the coding sequence ATGATAGGATTGGTGGCACTTCTTTTGATATCTTTAACTATAGCGTTTGTAATGACGTTTTTAAATGAGATTTTAAATTTTAAAAGGCGTAAAACCAACAGCTATCCATACGAATGCGGCGTACCCCTTTATGATGAATCCGCTAGACCAATTTTAAAGCAAGGTTATTATTTGTTTGGGCTTTTATTGATATTGTTTGATATAGAAGCGGCTTACTTATTTCCATGGGCTGTGGTGTTTAGAAAAATAGGCGCTTACGGCCTAGTGGAAGCTGTAGTGTTTTTAGGCGTTCTTATTATAGGGTTTTTGTATGCTCTTAAAAAGGGCGCTCTAAAATGGCAGATTTGA
- a CDS encoding NADH-quinone oxidoreductase subunit B yields MASSINGNGFITTTVDELLSWGRRNALWPVTIGLACCAIEMMHAAASRFDIDRLGMIFRASPRQADVLIVAGTVVNKVAPMLKLIWDQMPEPKWCISMGGCASAGGPFPTYSTLQGVDRIIPVDVYIPGCPPTPQGLIYGLLELQRKIREKKVTRYEKAFEEFKKDLSTELLKGVGV; encoded by the coding sequence ATGGCTTCTAGCATAAATGGCAACGGTTTTATTACCACTACGGTGGATGAGCTGCTCTCGTGGGGTAGACGCAATGCCCTATGGCCTGTAACAATAGGTTTGGCTTGCTGTGCTATAGAAATGATGCATGCCGCTGCGTCAAGGTTTGATATAGATAGGTTGGGAATGATATTTAGAGCCTCTCCAAGGCAAGCCGATGTTTTGATAGTAGCAGGTACTGTTGTGAATAAAGTAGCTCCTATGTTAAAACTAATATGGGATCAAATGCCAGAACCAAAATGGTGTATATCTATGGGTGGATGCGCTTCTGCAGGAGGACCATTCCCTACCTATTCTACGCTTCAGGGCGTTGATCGTATTATACCAGTAGATGTTTACATACCAGGATGTCCACCTACTCCTCAAGGACTTATCTACGGACTTTTAGAATTACAAAGAAAAATTAGAGAGAAGAAAGTAACAAGATACGAAAAAGCTTTCGAAGAGTTTAAGAAGGATTTATCAACAGAGCTTTTAAAAGGCGTCGGAGTATAA
- a CDS encoding NADH-quinone oxidoreductase subunit D, protein MPWASSQTLDRIKHTFRKISIDTQPNFVCINVEDTQEITNILKHLKDVEDFRYFIDFHVIDFPKEKDRFLGQYVLVNPYTFERLAVKVWFKSNKLPTAKEIFAGAKWAEREAYDMFGVEFEGHEDVKRMFMWEDYKYFPLRKDFPLGGIPEQKLPSLTEVLEGNTFPPSHDYEIMHTYVPTIKDIEKTEKSRITKKGQLVLNWGPLHPGTHGTMWFLFDLEGEHIIQTDVILGQLHRGMEKIAENLHYFQFLPYTDRMDYLSAVCNELSYVQAVEKLANIEVPLKAKYIRTMFAELQRINSHLLWLGTGALDLGALTVFLYAFREREKIMDIIEGNAGFRLTSAFLRIGGVHYDLAKGTLEVAKHFVKDFYSKLKEYHGLLTRNRIWLKRTKDVGVITQEDVYQYGLTGPVARGSGVAYDIRKIDPYAAYDLVDFDIPVGDIGDVYDRYLVRMEEMYQSARIVEQCIEALEKMPENEPYVNKKHPAVIPPKEDVFNDLEDMVKSFRIVVHGENIPKGEVYSSGENPRGELGFYIYSIGKSSPYRLRIRSCSFYNLSVFPKVIYKHTISDAVALLGSIDPVVGETDR, encoded by the coding sequence ATGCCTTGGGCCTCTTCGCAGACATTGGATAGAATAAAGCATACTTTTAGAAAGATAAGTATAGATACTCAGCCAAACTTTGTTTGCATCAACGTAGAAGACACTCAGGAAATCACAAATATATTAAAACATTTAAAAGATGTTGAAGATTTTAGATATTTTATAGATTTTCATGTTATAGATTTTCCTAAAGAAAAAGATAGATTTTTAGGGCAATATGTACTTGTAAATCCCTATACGTTTGAAAGACTAGCTGTAAAAGTATGGTTCAAATCAAATAAACTTCCCACTGCAAAAGAAATATTTGCTGGTGCTAAATGGGCTGAAAGAGAAGCCTATGATATGTTTGGTGTAGAATTTGAAGGTCACGAAGATGTTAAAAGGATGTTTATGTGGGAAGATTATAAATACTTCCCGCTAAGAAAAGATTTTCCACTTGGTGGCATACCAGAACAGAAGCTTCCTTCTCTAACAGAAGTTCTAGAAGGCAATACATTTCCACCTTCTCATGACTATGAGATAATGCATACTTATGTACCTACCATAAAAGATATAGAAAAAACAGAGAAATCAAGAATTACAAAAAAGGGTCAGTTGGTGTTAAATTGGGGGCCATTACACCCAGGGACTCACGGTACTATGTGGTTTTTGTTTGACCTCGAGGGCGAGCATATCATACAAACTGACGTTATATTGGGACAGCTTCACAGGGGCATGGAAAAGATAGCAGAAAATCTTCACTACTTCCAATTTTTGCCTTACACAGACAGAATGGATTATCTATCTGCAGTCTGCAACGAGCTTTCTTACGTACAAGCTGTAGAAAAACTTGCTAACATAGAGGTTCCTCTAAAAGCTAAATACATAAGAACAATGTTTGCCGAGCTTCAGCGTATAAATTCACACCTTTTATGGCTTGGTACCGGTGCTCTTGATCTTGGTGCTTTAACTGTATTCTTATACGCTTTTAGAGAAAGAGAAAAAATAATGGATATAATAGAAGGCAATGCAGGTTTTAGGTTAACATCTGCCTTTTTGAGGATAGGAGGAGTTCACTACGATTTGGCAAAAGGGACACTGGAAGTAGCAAAGCACTTTGTAAAAGACTTTTATTCAAAGCTAAAAGAGTATCATGGGCTTTTAACAAGAAATAGAATATGGTTAAAGCGTACCAAAGACGTTGGAGTTATAACTCAAGAAGACGTTTATCAATACGGTCTTACTGGTCCAGTGGCTAGAGGATCTGGAGTAGCTTACGATATAAGAAAGATAGATCCATATGCCGCTTACGACTTGGTGGATTTTGATATACCAGTTGGTGATATTGGAGATGTTTACGATAGATATTTAGTAAGAATGGAAGAGATGTATCAAAGCGCTCGCATAGTAGAACAATGTATAGAAGCCTTAGAAAAGATGCCAGAAAACGAACCATACGTAAATAAAAAGCATCCAGCAGTGATACCTCCAAAAGAAGATGTATTCAATGATTTAGAGGATATGGTGAAATCTTTTAGGATTGTGGTACACGGTGAAAATATACCAAAAGGAGAAGTTTATTCATCCGGGGAAAATCCCAGAGGTGAACTTGGATTTTATATATATTCAATAGGTAAATCATCCCCTTATAGACTTAGAATAAGGTCTTGCTCTTTTTACAACTTGTCAGTATTTCCAAAAGTTATATATAAACACACAATTTCTGATGCCGTAGCTCTTCTTGGTAGTATAGATCCTGTAGTAGGAGAGACCGACAGATGA
- the nuoH gene encoding NADH-quinone oxidoreductase subunit NuoH has translation MNDIIFTAIVTAIKILVVLAVTLGLGAYLTWYERKFAGHLQARRGPTVVGPFGLLQPLADGLKLMTKAPIIPRGVDIKLYYMAIMMALVPAIMLFAVVPFGPSFKILGHEVKPIVANLNIAILYVFAMGSMAAYGTLFAGWASNSKYAFIGSLRKAALIVSYEVVLGFAALSVILLAGSMNVFDIVNAQIKSGVWYIVYQPVSFILFLFCLLAESGRVPFDIQEAEAELVTGYNVEYGGMKFGIFPLAEWYLNVLALCAIMAVLYFGGWAGPHIFGPFSGFIWFLAKTFGLLFFVLWVHWTLPRYQAKDVVEFAWKYLLPISIINLIGTAFFIYFKG, from the coding sequence ATGAATGATATTATTTTTACAGCAATAGTGACAGCTATAAAGATTTTAGTGGTATTGGCCGTTACGTTGGGGCTTGGGGCTTATCTTACGTGGTATGAAAGAAAATTTGCAGGTCACTTGCAAGCAAGAAGAGGTCCTACCGTTGTGGGGCCTTTTGGTCTTTTGCAGCCTTTAGCGGATGGTCTTAAGCTTATGACAAAAGCTCCAATAATCCCAAGAGGAGTAGACATAAAACTATACTATATGGCTATCATGATGGCTTTGGTGCCAGCTATTATGCTCTTTGCAGTGGTACCTTTTGGCCCTTCTTTTAAAATCCTGGGACACGAAGTAAAACCGATAGTGGCAAATTTAAACATAGCAATTCTATATGTATTTGCTATGGGTTCTATGGCTGCTTACGGTACACTCTTTGCGGGGTGGGCTTCCAACAGCAAATACGCTTTCATAGGCTCTTTAAGAAAAGCTGCTCTAATAGTAAGCTATGAAGTGGTGCTTGGTTTTGCAGCTTTAAGCGTAATACTTCTTGCTGGTAGCATGAATGTGTTTGATATAGTAAACGCTCAGATAAAAAGCGGTGTATGGTATATAGTATATCAGCCTGTAAGTTTTATATTGTTTTTGTTTTGTCTTTTAGCGGAATCTGGTAGGGTGCCTTTTGATATCCAAGAAGCCGAAGCTGAGCTTGTGACGGGTTACAACGTAGAGTACGGTGGAATGAAATTTGGTATATTTCCTTTGGCTGAGTGGTATCTTAATGTATTGGCCCTTTGTGCTATAATGGCGGTGCTTTATTTTGGAGGCTGGGCTGGACCACACATATTTGGTCCTTTCTCTGGCTTTATTTGGTTTTTAGCAAAAACCTTTGGCTTGTTGTTTTTCGTACTGTGGGTTCACTGGACATTGCCTAGATATCAAGCAAAAGATGTGGTGGAATTTGCCTGGAAGTACCTTCTACCAATTTCTATAATAAACCTTATAGGAACTGCATTTTTTATTTACTTCAAAGGATGA
- a CDS encoding NADH-quinone oxidoreductase subunit I, producing the protein MIKIKRLRRDDSLGPLESVLFLDFIKGLTITMKNLLRKPITTQYPKEKITPPKRFRGKHGHFVYDGQEPPSLKAIEGFMSFEKGKSRCVACYMCQTACPMPTLFRIEAVQMPDGTKKVVRFDMNLLNCLFCGLCVDACPVECLTMSDIHEMAVYRRSQAVIHIDDMEKIGATNATVVRNLPDRIWRDDKERETLWGKVKWNF; encoded by the coding sequence ATGATAAAGATTAAGAGACTAAGAAGGGATGACAGTTTAGGACCTTTAGAAAGTGTTTTGTTTTTAGATTTTATAAAAGGTTTAACTATAACTATGAAAAATCTTTTAAGAAAACCTATCACTACCCAATATCCAAAAGAGAAGATAACTCCACCAAAAAGGTTTAGAGGTAAGCATGGGCATTTTGTTTATGATGGACAAGAACCACCTTCTTTAAAAGCTATAGAAGGATTCATGTCTTTTGAAAAGGGCAAATCAAGATGTGTAGCCTGCTACATGTGTCAGACCGCATGTCCTATGCCTACTCTTTTTAGGATAGAGGCAGTGCAAATGCCAGATGGCACAAAGAAAGTGGTAAGATTTGACATGAATCTCTTAAACTGCCTATTTTGCGGATTATGCGTGGATGCTTGCCCGGTGGAATGTCTTACGATGTCGGATATCCATGAAATGGCTGTTTACAGAAGATCCCAAGCTGTCATTCATATAGATGATATGGAAAAAATAGGTGCTACAAATGCAACCGTAGTTAGAAACTTGCCGGATAGAATATGGCGAGACGATAAAGAAAGAGAAACTCTTTGGGGTAAGGTGAAATGGAACTTTTAG
- a CDS encoding NADH-quinone oxidoreductase subunit J: MELLVFVVISIIAIVSALGAILVKSPIHVMVWFLGFILSVAASFFALKADLLAGLQLVIYAVAIVVFYVLVITTIPWEKVKMFEGFYKKEFVFALPAFLFMIGASTYLVISSRFSNLRQPLPKDNVSALGTVLFTKYIAPFELASFILLIAMIGAIIFGKEKANG, from the coding sequence ATGGAACTTTTAGTGTTCGTAGTTATTTCCATTATAGCTATTGTGAGTGCCTTGGGGGCTATTCTTGTTAAAAGCCCAATACACGTTATGGTATGGTTTCTTGGATTTATTTTGTCTGTAGCGGCATCTTTTTTTGCCCTCAAAGCAGACTTGCTCGCTGGTTTGCAGCTTGTCATATACGCAGTAGCTATAGTGGTTTTTTACGTATTAGTTATAACTACTATACCTTGGGAAAAGGTTAAAATGTTTGAAGGCTTTTATAAAAAAGAGTTTGTATTTGCATTACCAGCTTTTTTATTTATGATAGGAGCTTCAACTTACCTTGTTATAAGCTCAAGGTTTTCTAATTTAAGACAGCCTTTACCAAAAGACAATGTAAGCGCTCTTGGAACAGTACTTTTCACAAAGTATATAGCGCCTTTTGAATTGGCATCATTTATTTTGTTAATAGCTATGATAGGTGCTATAATATTTGGCAAGGAGAAAGCCAATGGATAA
- the nuoK gene encoding NADH-quinone oxidoreductase subunit NuoK, with translation MDKYYLLLGIVLVFIGIFGIIIRKNLITMLVATEIMLNGVNISLVSVSHFLGKVDAQVMSIIVLTVAASEVAIGLGLIVSIFRLKGYEASEEITELRD, from the coding sequence ATGGATAAATACTATTTGCTTCTTGGTATAGTGCTTGTATTCATTGGTATTTTTGGTATCATAATAAGGAAAAATCTAATCACTATGCTAGTAGCCACTGAAATTATGCTAAACGGCGTAAACATATCTTTAGTATCGGTGTCTCATTTTTTAGGAAAAGTTGATGCTCAGGTCATGAGTATAATAGTTTTAACTGTAGCAGCCTCAGAGGTGGCTATAGGTCTTGGTTTGATAGTATCTATTTTTAGATTAAAAGGTTATGAAGCTTCTGAAGAAATAACGGAGTTGAGGGATTGA
- the nuoL gene encoding NADH-quinone oxidoreductase subunit L has translation MQSLILLFPLLSFITIGLFGRRIGDFASGVINAGAGILSFIVALITMLSMKGPEDIVFYKFLPLSNTSVDIGIYIDKLSISTTVTVTFVASVIFVYAIGYMRYLFGNWTFKFFAYFSLFLFSMLLILLGDSLILMFFGWEGVGLASYLLIGYFHEEKFATKASLEAFVMNRIGDWSFILGIIYTFWLFGTLSLPKLFENASYVPGITLATLLLFGGAVGKSGQIPLHTWLPNAMAGPTPVSALLHAATMVAAGVYMVARLYPIFSLSSTTLSYITITGVVTMLFAALVATVHDDIKKIIAFSTMSQLAIMFTALGMGFPTAAMFHLTTHAFFKALLFLAAGAVITGLHHHTQNIFEMGGLKKYMPVTFGAFMIGALALSGFPPFAGYFSKDAIVSSIMDKNTLVATLILIASLLTAYYITREAFVVFLGEGHYHEEPHEVEPVMSFPMLILSFLSLMGGFLLWNYFSYMNSPIEAPSSFIAHSIYGIIVAILGISLSYLLYVKKFVDPNTLYELFKPIHTLMKSQFYTEYIYHNIIAKGYLVISRLVYKAVDRIIIDGFVNGVAKVFMILVRFVWEFIDIRFIDIILHKIVIWTFSFGRKLKIIQSGYLNQYIFVILLGIVIILGLIIKGMRL, from the coding sequence ATGCAATCTCTAATACTTCTTTTCCCGCTGTTATCTTTTATAACGATAGGACTATTTGGAAGACGCATAGGTGATTTTGCCTCAGGTGTAATAAACGCTGGTGCTGGTATACTGAGCTTTATAGTGGCTCTTATCACCATGCTTTCTATGAAAGGCCCTGAAGATATAGTATTTTACAAATTCTTACCTTTATCAAATACATCTGTAGATATAGGTATATATATAGATAAGCTATCTATTAGCACTACAGTTACGGTTACTTTCGTAGCCAGTGTTATATTTGTATACGCAATAGGCTATATGAGATATCTTTTTGGCAACTGGACGTTTAAATTCTTTGCATACTTTAGCTTGTTCTTGTTCTCCATGCTTCTTATACTTTTAGGAGATTCTCTTATACTTATGTTCTTTGGATGGGAAGGCGTTGGTCTTGCATCTTATCTTTTGATAGGATACTTTCATGAAGAGAAGTTTGCTACAAAGGCAAGCTTAGAAGCCTTTGTGATGAATAGAATAGGAGACTGGTCTTTTATTTTAGGCATCATATATACTTTTTGGTTGTTTGGGACATTATCCTTACCAAAGCTTTTTGAGAATGCCAGTTATGTTCCTGGTATTACATTAGCAACACTTCTTCTTTTTGGTGGTGCTGTGGGTAAATCAGGGCAAATACCTCTTCATACTTGGCTTCCTAATGCAATGGCTGGTCCAACTCCTGTATCAGCTCTTCTACACGCTGCTACAATGGTGGCTGCAGGTGTTTATATGGTGGCAAGACTTTATCCAATATTTTCTTTATCTTCAACAACGCTTAGCTACATAACAATAACAGGTGTTGTTACAATGCTTTTTGCCGCCTTGGTAGCTACAGTACACGATGATATAAAAAAGATAATAGCTTTTTCTACCATGAGCCAGCTGGCAATCATGTTTACAGCCCTTGGTATGGGATTTCCAACAGCAGCTATGTTTCATCTTACAACACACGCTTTCTTTAAAGCTCTTTTATTCTTAGCCGCTGGTGCTGTAATAACAGGGCTTCATCATCACACCCAAAACATATTTGAAATGGGTGGACTCAAGAAATACATGCCTGTTACCTTTGGAGCTTTTATGATAGGTGCATTGGCACTTTCTGGTTTCCCTCCATTTGCCGGTTATTTTTCAAAAGATGCCATAGTATCTTCAATAATGGATAAAAATACACTTGTAGCTACTTTAATACTCATTGCATCCTTGCTTACAGCTTATTACATAACCAGAGAAGCCTTTGTGGTGTTCTTAGGAGAAGGACATTACCATGAAGAACCTCATGAAGTGGAACCCGTAATGAGCTTTCCAATGCTTATACTAAGCTTTTTATCCCTTATGGGTGGATTTTTGCTTTGGAATTATTTCTCCTATATGAATAGTCCTATAGAAGCACCTTCTTCTTTCATAGCACATTCTATTTACGGTATCATAGTGGCCATATTAGGCATATCCCTTTCTTATCTTTTGTATGTCAAAAAGTTTGTGGATCCAAACACCCTTTATGAACTATTTAAACCTATACATACTCTTATGAAGTCCCAGTTTTACACAGAATATATCTATCACAACATAATAGCAAAAGGCTATCTTGTCATATCAAGGCTTGTATATAAAGCAGTAGATCGTATAATAATAGATGGATTTGTGAATGGGGTGGCAAAAGTATTTATGATTTTAGTAAGATTTGTTTGGGAATTTATAGATATAAGGTTTATAGATATCATATTACATAAAATTGTCATATGGACTTTTTCTTTTGGAAGAAAGCTAAAAATTATTCAAAGCGGGTATTTAAATCAATATATATTTGTCATCCTATTAGGAATTGTGATAATATTAGGACTTATCATAAAAGGCATGAGGTTATAG
- a CDS encoding NADH-quinone oxidoreductase subunit M, with amino-acid sequence MEYITNGSGLISISMLVPIATTILIVFLPEKFTKPIAFIGSLITFLISLYTLKFLDFSHLSNIYLYENYPIIKELGISYAVGVDGLSEVFYILSTFISFLAIAWSVKDIQIKNRLKEYYSMFLLTTTFLIGVFTAWDLILFYIFYELTLVPMIFVIGVWGYKLRLYSAYKFFIYIFISSLFLLFGIMILSADSFKQTGHFDAFYPHLIHLNLPLSQQIFLFWLFFIAFAVKTPLVPFHTWLPDAHGEAPTAGSVVLAAILLKMGSYAFLRFNIGLFPDASKDLWLVMVFIGILTIIYASWMTIAQNNIKRFVAYSSVSHMGFIVAAMFMLNFQGFRASVLEMVAHGFSSASLFMIAGFIYNRLHSFNTRTIAGSVRYMPIFSILVALTGFSAMGLPGGSSFWGKFLTIVSAKEHSLDLALIVIVSAFFSAIYMLYFLRNLFLEGKTEGSFLIFTDIRGIKLTVILSLVVLMFTIGLFPFLFFNIFDASISNILHIVGTVKR; translated from the coding sequence ATGGAATATATTACCAATGGCTCTGGGCTTATAAGTATTTCGATGTTGGTACCTATCGCAACTACTATTCTAATAGTGTTTTTACCTGAAAAGTTTACAAAACCAATAGCTTTTATTGGTTCTTTGATCACATTTCTTATTTCTTTGTATACTCTTAAGTTTCTTGATTTCTCTCATTTGTCAAATATATATCTATATGAGAATTATCCTATAATAAAAGAACTTGGTATTTCTTATGCTGTTGGTGTAGATGGACTATCAGAGGTATTTTACATACTCTCTACATTCATATCTTTTTTAGCAATAGCTTGGTCGGTAAAAGATATTCAAATTAAAAACAGATTAAAAGAATACTATTCCATGTTTTTGTTAACTACCACGTTCCTAATAGGGGTTTTTACAGCTTGGGATTTGATATTATTTTATATATTTTATGAGCTTACGCTAGTACCTATGATATTTGTAATAGGAGTTTGGGGATATAAGTTAAGACTTTATTCTGCTTACAAATTTTTCATATACATATTTATTTCTAGTTTGTTTTTGTTGTTTGGTATAATGATTTTATCCGCCGATAGCTTTAAGCAAACTGGTCATTTTGATGCTTTTTATCCACATCTTATACATTTAAATTTACCTCTTAGCCAGCAGATATTTTTGTTTTGGCTGTTTTTCATAGCTTTTGCAGTAAAAACACCTCTGGTACCATTTCACACATGGCTTCCAGATGCACACGGCGAGGCTCCTACAGCTGGGTCTGTGGTGTTGGCGGCTATACTTCTTAAGATGGGTTCTTACGCCTTTTTGAGATTTAATATAGGTCTTTTCCCCGACGCATCAAAAGATCTTTGGCTTGTGATGGTGTTTATAGGTATTCTAACAATAATCTACGCCTCTTGGATGACCATAGCTCAAAACAACATAAAGCGCTTTGTAGCTTATTCCTCCGTTAGTCATATGGGTTTTATAGTGGCAGCTATGTTCATGTTAAACTTCCAAGGTTTTAGGGCATCTGTGTTAGAGATGGTGGCTCATGGATTTTCTAGCGCATCTTTGTTTATGATAGCTGGATTTATATACAATAGACTGCACTCTTTTAATACAAGGACTATAGCTGGTTCTGTTAGATATATGCCTATTTTTTCAATACTTGTAGCCCTTACAGGTTTTTCTGCTATGGGACTACCTGGTGGTTCTTCTTTTTGGGGTAAATTTTTAACCATAGTATCTGCAAAAGAGCATAGTTTAGATTTAGCTTTGATAGTTATAGTTAGCGCATTCTTTAGCGCCATATATATGCTTTATTTTCTTAGAAACTTATTCTTGGAAGGCAAAACCGAAGGTTCTTTTCTCATATTTACAGATATAAGAGGCATAAAACTAACAGTTATACTTAGTCTTGTGGTGCTGATGTTTACAATAGGGCTTTTCCCGTTTTTATTTTTTAACATCTTTGATGCTTCTATATCAAATATACTTCATATTGTTGGAACGGTTAAGAGGTAG